Within the Mustela lutreola isolate mMusLut2 chromosome 2, mMusLut2.pri, whole genome shotgun sequence genome, the region cccaatgtttacaacagcaatgttcacaatagccaaagtatggaaagagccagatgtccattgacagatgaatggataaagaagatatggtacacacacacacacacacacacacacacacacacacacacacagagtggaataatactcagccatcaaaaagaatgaaatcttgccatttgcaatgatgcaaatggaactaaagggtattatgctaagtgaaataagtcagagaaagacaaataccatatgatttcattcacatatggaatttaagaaacaaaacagatgaacataggggaagagcAAGGAAAAATAAGGTGAAGacagaggagacaaaccataagagatattgaactctaagaaacaaacttgaaagttgttggaggggagataggtgggggatggggtaactgggtgttgggcattaaggagggcacttgatgtaatgagcgctgggtgttatatgcaactgatgaatcactaaattccaccccTAAAACTAATAATGTCCTATATGTCAACTAAattgagttaaaataaaaaattttaaaatataaaataaagtaaaaataaaagaaaatgtattaagtaAAATGGGAACCAGGTATATTAATCTTGGAAACAGGAGGTAGAAATATAGAAAGGAGAAAACTAGAAGGAActctttgatttgatttgatttttttaaagattttatttatttgacagggagagagagatcacaagtaggcagagctgcatgcaaagagagagggggaagcaggccccctgctgagcagagagcctgatgcggggttcgatcctgcgctgaaggcagaggcttaacccactgagccacccaggtaccccaaactcTTTTAGATTGGGATTAGAGATGTCAGTGTGAACTCATATGTTTCAATATAGATAAATGGTACAGATGATGGCAATGcatgttgtgtgtgtgcacaaacaTATTCCCTATCTCTGTTCACTGAGAGGCCTGGGGCTGGCAGCACCCCAATAATGATGAGCATACTTCGCTGTGCTCTCTTGGGCCACTCCACTGTATCTCCAAATTTGGTGTTTTTCCCTGGCTGCCAGTTTTTAAGGTGAGTGTGacccctttccttcttttgttgCTGATGCTGGATTTTTATGGCCCTTGACATTTGAACTGAAAGATGAGAATCAACCCCACTTTACAGTGGGGCACAGAGAGGTAAAATGACATGTCCCCAGCCACACAGCAGTGAGTGATGGAGCAAGGGATCAGACCTATCAGACCTATGCCAGTTTGACTCCCAAGTCCTTGCTCTTTACTCTGAGATACTGAACACAGAAATCCTTCAAAGAGTGAGGGACCAGGAGACCTGTGTGAAACACAGAAGTAGGACATGGAGGGACAGAGCAGGAAATCAGAGCTCATGCTCCAGTGAAAGACAGAGCGCGCTGGAACCTGAGACCTCCAGGCAGTGTCTCAGAACCTCTGTGAGCTGAAGGACTAGTCAGGGCAGAGTAGATGGAGCAGAACCAAACACAGGGCCTCTGAGCTTGTAATCTTGTTGGAGAATAACCTGAGAGTCCAGGACCCTGTGTGTCTATAGGAAACCACAGGATAGCAGTGCCCAGATGGGCAGAGTGACGCCTAAGCTTCTTTTAGTGGGCCCTTTATCATCACCTAGGCCCCAATTCCACCCCAGGTGGCAACGTTTTGTAGGAAGTGACTGTCGGAGGCCCCAGCTCCAGCAGCCTCTGCTTAGACTGACCTGGAGAGAGGGTGAGACAGACATGGCCAGTCCTTCTCAACTCTGGATCTGTGACCTGACACTCACTAGAGGGTTGGGCTAGCAGTGGAGTGCCTTCTTTCCTATCTCCACCCCAATGGAACCTCCCACACTCACCAGATCTGAAGGGGAATGCATCCTAGCCTCCATTCAGGGTAAAGGACAGAGGTAAAAGTGGGAACAGGGACTGGGGCTATGCACAGTCCAGTTTGGGTCTCAGATTCTGACTTGGAGGCTATGTATGAGGATACAGTCACCAGTTGGGTAGGGAGCTGTTTAAGGCAGACAGGGAGCTGTTGAAGGAGGCCATTGAGGGGACATGGCTGCCCATTGACTTGCAAGCTGGACCCAGGCAACTGATGgttcctgcctccttccttgtCCTTGCAATGTACATGCCACCCACCATCCCACAGTGAGAGCCATTTTCAAGGACACAAtcttgagagaaccatgtggttttGAGAACATCTGGACAATATATGTGACTGAAACCTGTTAAGGCCTCTATGTAAATTTTGAAGATCCGAACAGGCAGTGGGCAGTGGGTGACTCCATCGGTTGAGAATCTGACTCTCggctttagctcagatcatgatttcgtgggttgtgggatcgagacCCAAgttaggctccgtgctcagcagggagtctgcttaaagagtttctccctctgcccctcccccactccctttctctaaaataaatgaatacatctttaaaaaaaaaaagattttagcaaGTGAGACCTACTCACCTTGCAGCCACCCAAGACAAGCTTCATATGCAAGTTCACTTGCTTATTAAACCTGCTACCTGCCAATCTAGAAtggcctgcttcctccatctgtctctccttgccctctgtgTATGGGGGCCAGTTTATGAACCGATGGGAGCCAGGATCACGAAGTCTGGGATGGGTGGGCTCTTTTCAGTCATGGGGGTAAGAGAGCAAGCCCCGAACAACTAGACCTAGGTGGGTAAATTCTTGACAAATGTGCTGCCATTGCCATCACTAACCACCACCCTCCAGACCTCCCTTACATGCAACTTTGGGGAGGGGCACCATTTACCTGAAGGATGTTCGAGTTGGCCAACGTGGCAGATTTGTTCCACCAACTCTTCTACTTATGGCAGACCTTGCAAATTAATCACAGTCTACTCAGTCTGGAAAGAGTTTCAGAATCCTTCCCTAGAATCCTCGGACAACTCCTGCCCATTCCTCCACGCTAGCATATGAGATGCTAAGTATCTGCTATCATTTTCCCTGACCTCCTGGAACTTGTCAAAGAGAAAGGCTGGGGGAAGACCACTTCACTGTTTTATTGGGAGGGGAATACACTCTGACACAATGCAAGGCCCTGAGCCCAGCAAGATCTCTAGCTCGAGATGCAGATGGTTGGCTGTGACTCTGTAATGGCCCTTGATGAAACCCCGGGAAGCACAGGAGTGGCACCTCCAGTAGGCCTGGATGATGCGGGCAGCATTGAGCAACCGGCAATAGCGCCTACGGATACGCCACATGCGAACCCAGGACTGCAGCTTGACCGCTGCCCACTCCTTCCGTGTAAAGTTCTCTAGCGCTGCTCGCCGCCTCTTCTCCATCATACTTGTCAGGATTTGCTTCCACCAGCGCTGAATGATCAATGCTCTCAGTACTGCATGCAGCAGTGTCCGGCGTACCAGGGTGCCCCGCCACCAGGCCTGGATCTTTATGACTTCTAGATTACTGGTAGAGGGCTTATCTTCTTGTTCTGGGAGCTTGTGAGAAAAAAGAAGGGACATTCAGAGAACGTCCCCCACCCACTTGAGTCTTGGGCATGTCAGAAGGG harbors:
- the LOC131825778 gene encoding IQ domain-containing protein F1-like: MEEEKPEQINEQTQDEPQKKEEPTGLSPESLTSEKVEDEDVDTNKDTKTEEEVGANNGDKQLPEQEDKPSTSNLEVIKIQAWWRGTLVRRTLLHAVLRALIIQRWWKQILTSMMEKRRRAALENFTRKEWAAVKLQSWVRMWRIRRRYCRLLNAARIIQAYWRCHSCASRGFIKGHYRVTANHLHLELEILLGSGPCIVSECIPLPIKQ